GCGGGCGGGGTGGAGGCGGTGGGCCGCGTCCTGTTCACCGACTACCTCTTCCCCTTCGAGGTGACGTCGTTCCTCCTGCTCGCGGCGCTCATCGGCGTGATGGCCCTCACCAAGCGAAAGGCCTCCTAATGCCGGCCCAACTGACTTCGCCACGGCTCGCTCACGCTCGTCGGATTCTCAGATCCGGTCGCCTCGCCTCCGGCTGCGGCTCCCCTCGCCACGTTCTCGGTCGGCGCGGGCGCTCAACGTACACCCACGTACGCCTCGCGCCCGCCGCTTCGCTCACCTCCCGGCTTCGCTCGCCTCGCCTTCGGCTGCGGCTCGCACCCCGATCCTCGGGCCTCGTCTGGCTCGTCATTTGGCCCGGCACGGTGCGGTCGCGCGGGTGGAGAAGGCGAAACTCGTCGGAGGCGCACTAGGATGGTGCCCGAGTCGCACTACGTGGCGCTCTCGGTGGTGCTCTTCGTCACCGGCGTGGTGGGCGTGCTGGTCCGGCGCAACCCACTGGTGATCTTCATGTCCATCGAGCTGATGCTCAACGCGGCGAACCTGGCCCTGGTGGCCTTCGGCCAGCGCCACGGCACGGCGCAGGGGCAGGCGCTGGTATTCTTCGTCATGTGCGTCGCGGCCGCCGAGGTGGCGGTGGGGCTGGCGATCATCGTCTCGATCTTCCGGATGCGCCGCCGCCTCTCGGTGGACGAGCTGAGCCTGATGCGCTGGTAGGGGTTCTCCGTGGCCCAGGCAAAGACCACGATCCTCCTCCCGCGGCTCGATGCAGCCCTGGCGCGGCGGCTCCTCGGCCAGATGGCGCTGGTCCGCCGGTTCGAGGAGAAGGCGGGGGAGATGTACGCCCTCGGAAAGATCGGCGGCTTCCTCCACCTCTACATCGGCCAGGAGGCGGTGGCGGTGGGGGCGATCTCGACCCTGCGTCCGGACGATTACGTGGTGTCCTCCTACCGCGAGCACGGCCATTGCCTTGCGAAGGGGTCGGATCCCCGCCGCGTCATGGCCGAGCTCTTCGGGCGCCGCGACGGCCTCAGCCGAGGCAAGGGCGGCTCCATGCACCTGTTCGACAAGAGCGTCAACTTCCTCGGCGGCCACGGCATCGTGGGCGCGCACCTGCCGCTGGCCGCGGGCGCCGCCTTCGCCATCAACTACCAGGGTGGGGATCAGGTCGTGCTCTGCTTCTTCGGCGACGGCGCGGTCCCCGCGGGGGAGTTCCACGAGGCCATGAACCTGGTCGCCCTCTGGAACCTCCCCGTCGTCTACATCTGCGAGAACAACCGCTACGCGATGGGCACGGCGATCCACCGGGCGCTGGCCCAGACGGAGATCTGGCGCTTCGCCGAGACGTACGGTATCCCTGGGGAGGCGGTGGACGGCATGGACGTGCTGGCCGTCCGCGAGTGCGTGGGACGCGCGGTGGAGCGCGCGCGGCGCGAAAAGACGCCGGCCCTGATCGAGGCGCGCACCTACCGCTTCCGCGGCCACTCCATGCGCGACCCGGCAGGCGCCGTCTACCGCACCCGCGAGGAGGTGGAGCGGGAGAAGCTGCGCGAGCCCATCGCGCTCCTCAGGGCCCGCTGCCTCAAGGACGGGGTGCTCTCCGAGGCCGATCTCGCGGCTGTCGAGCGCGAGGCCGCCGACATCGTGGACGCCGCCGTGGCGTTCGCCGAGGCCTCCCCGGCGCCGCCGGACGAGTGGCTCCTCACCGACGTCTACAAGGACTGACGCCGTGCCGATTGCCATCGCCATGGCTCGCTCGCACTCGCCGGATTCCCACGTCCCCTCGCCTCGCCTGCGGCTGCGGCTCGCCCTGCCACGTTCTCGGTCGGCGCGGGCGCTCAACGTACACCCACGTACGCCTCGCGCCCGCCGCTTCGCTCACCTCCCGGCGTCGCTCACCTCGCCTTTGGCTGCGGTTCGCCCCCCAATCCTCGGGCCTCGTCTGGCTCGGCACTCGGCCCGGCGTGGGCCCTTCACAACGCTCGTGCCGAAGGACTGATCAGCCGTGGCCATCATGACCTACCGCGAGGCCCTGAACCTGGCGCTCCGCGAGGAGATGCGCCGCGATCCCCGCGTGTTCGTCATGGGGGAGGAAGTGGGCCTCTACGAGGGGGCCTACAAGGTGACGCAGGGCCTCCTCAAGGAGTTCGGCGAGAAGCGGGTCGTCGACACGCCCATCTGCGAGTCGGGCTTCACCGGTGTCGGCGTCGGCGCCGCCATGCTGGGGCTGCGTCCCGTCGTCGAGATGATGACGTTCAACTTCGCCATCCTGGCCCTCGATCAGATCGTCAACACGGCGGCCAAGATGCTCTACATGTCGGGCGGGCAGTACAGCGTCCCCCTCGTCGTGCGAGGGCCCGGGGGGCCGGCGGCGCAGCTCGCCGCCCAGCATTCCCAGAGCATGGAGACCTACTTCTACCACGTGCCCGGGCTCAAGGTGGTGCGGCCCAGCACGCCGGCCGACGCCAAGGGGCTGCTCAAGTCCGCCATCCGGGACGACAACCCCGTGATCTTCATCGAGGCCGAGACGCTCTACGCCGTCAAGGGCGAGGTGCCGGAGGATCCGGAGTTCACCGTGCCGCTGGGGCAGGCCGTGGTCAGGCGGGCGGGGACGGATGTGACCGTCGTCGCCTACATGGGCATGATGTACCGGGCTCTGGAGGTTGCCGGGGAGCTGGCCGGGGCGGGCATCTCGGTGGAGCTGGTGGACCCACGCACGCTGCGCCCCATGGATACGCAGACCATCGTCGCCTCGGTCAGGAAGACCCACAGGGCGGTGGTGATCGAGGCCGGCGCGGGCTTCGCCGGCATGGGGTCGGAGATCGCCTCCTTCATCACGGAGCAGGCGTTCGATGATCTCGACGCGCCCGTCGAGCGGGTCACCGGCCAGAATGCCCCGATGCCCTACGCCCGCAACCTCGAGCTGCTCAAGACTCCCTCGAAGGCCAAGATCGCGGCGGCCATCCGAAAGGTCTGTGAGGCATGATCACGCGCGTGCTGATGCCCAAGCTGTCCGAGGCCATGGAGCAGGGCA
This is a stretch of genomic DNA from Candidatus Rokuibacteriota bacterium. It encodes these proteins:
- the nuoK gene encoding NADH-quinone oxidoreductase subunit NuoK — protein: MVPESHYVALSVVLFVTGVVGVLVRRNPLVIFMSIELMLNAANLALVAFGQRHGTAQGQALVFFVMCVAAAEVAVGLAIIVSIFRMRRRLSVDELSLMRW
- a CDS encoding pyruvate dehydrogenase complex E1 component subunit beta, with protein sequence MAIMTYREALNLALREEMRRDPRVFVMGEEVGLYEGAYKVTQGLLKEFGEKRVVDTPICESGFTGVGVGAAMLGLRPVVEMMTFNFAILALDQIVNTAAKMLYMSGGQYSVPLVVRGPGGPAAQLAAQHSQSMETYFYHVPGLKVVRPSTPADAKGLLKSAIRDDNPVIFIEAETLYAVKGEVPEDPEFTVPLGQAVVRRAGTDVTVVAYMGMMYRALEVAGELAGAGISVELVDPRTLRPMDTQTIVASVRKTHRAVVIEAGAGFAGMGSEIASFITEQAFDDLDAPVERVTGQNAPMPYARNLELLKTPSKAKIAAAIRKVCEA
- the pdhA gene encoding pyruvate dehydrogenase (acetyl-transferring) E1 component subunit alpha, which gives rise to MALVRRFEEKAGEMYALGKIGGFLHLYIGQEAVAVGAISTLRPDDYVVSSYREHGHCLAKGSDPRRVMAELFGRRDGLSRGKGGSMHLFDKSVNFLGGHGIVGAHLPLAAGAAFAINYQGGDQVVLCFFGDGAVPAGEFHEAMNLVALWNLPVVYICENNRYAMGTAIHRALAQTEIWRFAETYGIPGEAVDGMDVLAVRECVGRAVERARREKTPALIEARTYRFRGHSMRDPAGAVYRTREEVEREKLREPIALLRARCLKDGVLSEADLAAVEREAADIVDAAVAFAEASPAPPDEWLLTDVYKD